TGCAGGTAAAAATGCTCCTAATGTTGCAAACAAAGCAATTCCTGTTTCATTGATGCCTTGGACACGATGTTTTTGCTGCTCGTTGAGACCTGCTAACAAGGTTGATGCGCCTGAATAAGCAAAATTCCAACCCACACCTAGAACGATCAAGGCAACATTAATATAGAGGCCAACCTGTCCAAACATTGGAATTAAAGACGATAACATCAACAAAGCAAAACCAGCATAAATCGTGGTGTGCGTGCCCCAGCGTTGTATCAGCTTTGACACAAAGAAAGATGGGATAAACATTGCCAGCACATGTAGCTGAATCGAGATCGAAGCATAATGAAATGAGTGATGTTCCTTAAGATGCAAGGAGGACATAATCATCATGACATTCATAATATAGTAGGCAAATGCACCGCTGATCACCGCAGCAATAATCAAAGTGCTTGGCAGTTTGCGACGTTGAGTTGGTTCAATCAGCACTTGCTGTATCTGCTGGCGTTGGAATTTTTTGTTCCATAGATACAAGATCGGAGAGAGTAACAAGGCCAAGACACTGAAGATGAAATAGATCGCAGTGAAATCAGGTAAGCCTGCTACCTGTTGAAACTGAATTGCCAACATTGGTGCAATAATTGCTGCAATCACCCCACCCGAAATCACCATCGCGGTGGCTTTCGGAATTAAATCTGTTGCTAGCCGATCAGAAGCAGCAAAACGATAAAAATTCGCAGTTGAGATAAATAAACCCAATGAAAAATGGCTCAGGCACAATAAATAAAATTGTTGCTGCTGTAGGGCCAAATAACCGAGGACACCTGCCAAGAACAAGCAGACACAACCAAACTGGAAAACCAAATGCCGTCCTAGCTTTTTCATTAAAAATGAAAAAATAAAGGTGGTCAGTAACATCGCTAAAAACTGCAAACCATACGGAACCGTAGCCAAAGCCTGTGTTGGCGCTAATTTCAACCCCACAATTGCCGCTACAGTAACAGACAGAACAGCAGCAATTAAATTAAATGCCTGCGCAGCCAAGAGATAATAAACATAGCGTGGTAACTGATTCAAAGCCTTTATCCAATTTAATCGGGCCTGACTACCTTAACGCTGAATGCTTGAAATTCAAACAAAAAAAGATGAAAGACCAGCTTTCATCTTTGATTTAAGTGGGTGTTTCCTTATGCAGCAATCAGATTGCGTAATACATAATGCAAGATACCGCCTGCTTTAAAGTATTCCACCTCATTCAAGGTATCAATGCGGCATAACACTTTAAACTGATCTTGACTACCATCTTCTCGCTGCACCTGAATATCCAGCGTTTGATGCGGTTGGATATCATCAGATAATCCATGGATCGACAGTACTTCACGGCCAGTGAGGTTCAAGGATTGACGGGTTTGTCCATCTATAAACTGCAATGGCAAGACGCCCATACCGACCAAATTCGAACGATGAATCCGCTCAAAACTTTCCGCAATGACCGCTTTAATGCCTAAGAGATTGGTCCCTTTTGCAGCCCAGTCTCGTGACGAACCAGTTCCATATTCCTTACCTGCAATAATCAGCAACGGTGTTTGCTGTTGCTGGTACAGCATGGATGCATCATAGATCGCCAGCTTTTCACCCGTTGGAATAAAGATAGTATTGCCACCTTCTTCACCACCCAGCATTTCGTTCTTGATTCGGATATTGGCAAAGGTCCCGCGCATCATCACTTCATGGTTGCCGCGTCGAGAACCATAAGAGTTGAAATCTTTCGGTTCAACTCCCTGCTGCTGTAAATAACGTCCTGCTGGGCTGTCTTTTTTGATATTCCCTGCTGGAGAGATATGATCGGTGGTGACTGAATCGCCCAATACCGCCAAAATTCGTGCCTGTTCAATATTGCGAATGGCTTTGGGTGGTTGATTAATTTCTTCAAAAAATGGCGGATGACGAATATAAGTCGAGTTATCCTGCCACGCATAGGTTTGGCTTTGTGGGATTTGGATCGCCTGCCAAGTTGCATCTCCATCAAACACTGCTGCATATTCCTTATGGAACATGTCGGTATTCACTTTTTGCAGTACTTGATCAATTTCAAACTGACTCGGCCAAATGTCTTTCAAATAAACATCTTGTCCATTTTGATCTTGCCCAATTGGTTGCGTGGTTAAATCAGTACGGATATTCCCCGCTAAACCATAAGCCACAACCAATGGCGGTGAAGCCAGCCAGTTGGTTTTTACCAATGGATGGACACGCCCCTCAAAATTACGGTTACCTGAAAGCACCGAAGCCACATTCAGATCATGGCACTGAATTGCTTCTTCAATCGGTTCTGGTAAAGGCCCAGAGTTACCAATACAGGTAGTACAACCATAACCGACCAAGTTATAACCCAACTCATCCAAGTACGGCGTTAAACCTGCCGCAGCCAGATAATCGGTCACCACTTTAGAACCCGGCGCCAATGAACTTTTCACCCACGGTTTACGCTGCA
This genomic stretch from Acinetobacter sp. C32I harbors:
- a CDS encoding MFS transporter; the encoded protein is MNQLPRYVYYLLAAQAFNLIAAVLSVTVAAIVGLKLAPTQALATVPYGLQFLAMLLTTFIFSFLMKKLGRHLVFQFGCVCLFLAGVLGYLALQQQQFYLLCLSHFSLGLFISTANFYRFAASDRLATDLIPKATAMVISGGVIAAIIAPMLAIQFQQVAGLPDFTAIYFIFSVLALLLSPILYLWNKKFQRQQIQQVLIEPTQRRKLPSTLIIAAVISGAFAYYIMNVMMIMSSLHLKEHHSFHYASISIQLHVLAMFIPSFFVSKLIQRWGTHTTIYAGFALLMLSSLIPMFGQVGLYINVALIVLGVGWNFAYSGASTLLAGLNEQQKHRVQGINETGIALFATLGAFLPAPILSSLGWINANLLALCMSLIVFILLVILIRRDQLSTKVSLG